The Anolis carolinensis isolate JA03-04 chromosome 2, rAnoCar3.1.pri, whole genome shotgun sequence genome has a window encoding:
- the LOC134296196 gene encoding LOW QUALITY PROTEIN: uncharacterized protein LOC134296196 (The sequence of the model RefSeq protein was modified relative to this genomic sequence to represent the inferred CDS: substituted 1 base at 1 genomic stop codon), with product MGGKNSKSSTPLQCILDNFGSFASRAVAGNPRDLRDYRLRNLCQGEWPDFGLGWQVEGTWDLKLIRTVEEYCAVNHPNQWVYIATWERVVREDPGWVRQCRNGKCMVVKKEGKKKEVFQSNEEDYPDLQLSVQARQQELLPPPLPPPPPPQGTAPGAPTLGTRPPPYSSESTEAAKKHYPSLEKYQEETKEKKKSQRMPSDASPAQTRRHGAPVWSGDSPTGPALQMPLRTVPVINNRNEIVQAYQVVPFSSSDILNWKNNTPPYSEEPQAMARLLEGIMATHNPTWQDCRQLLNMLFTSEERRAVLNNGVAIAQVGAPQDGDAAEWGAQRFPVEIDPQWDTAEEGHLQRLKGFQRILVEAVKRGPPRPVNIVKIQGVVQEKSESPTAFLERLEAAYRKYSPYNLEDENGRRAIQQSFISQAAPDIRRKIQKQPGFLGKTMNELLALADQVYMARDQVEEEKKDRKKKQEYQALVTMMEQSASGQRGRGGYARGGQGGRRGPPRRLGRDQCAKCKKFGHWKGECPEGREGSQEGPRERGRPERGRNPGRGRGRGNYVPFPAREVIAAAAVMEEEWEDMDGGEEXGSQALVLLDPGEPMVTLEIGDQQLDFLVDTGAEKSVVNTKISPPTRETTKVIGVSGKTQKCPFLKERTCNLAGHQVKHKMLYLPDCPVPLLGRDILSKLQAQLQFMKNGQVELSFPMEEEWRLFQVRIFTEEIQWPWHETPLVWAEDNPPGLAKYVPPVVVEVKRGMGPICKPQYPVSREAVQGIRKHLERLLQHGILVPCSSPWNTPLLPVKKPGGQGEYRPVQDLRAVNQVTVPLTPVVPNPYIMMSLVPAFAKWFTVLDLKDAFFCIRLAPVSQPIFAFQWESQQSGQRTQYVWTRLPQGFRDSPTIFGQALAKDLQDFVIPKEEGIWLQYADDLLIACRTLGGCKEHTLRFLKTLEEKGYKVSKKKAQLCCPTVKYLGFHLTEGKKMLGAERKEVVCAIPTPSTRRQVREFLGSAGYCRQWIPNYAVLAKPLYQATRGGREDPFEWTEECQQAFKALKEALMSSPALGLPDLEKPFTLFAAEREGTAVGVLTQPLGSWQRPIAYLSKQLDTVARGLPPCLRAVAASVDLIKEANKLTLGQPLTVKVPHSVKALLDIKGPRWLTSERLMKYEGLLCDNPLVTLETCSTLNPATLLPTPGDTTIHQCAQVMDEVFSSRPDLKDVPLTKVDDTLFTDGSSFMENNQRHSGYAVVRWGGETLEAESLPPGTSAQKAELIALTRALELSSGKRVNVYTDSKYAFTTLHAHGALYKERGLLTSGGKCVKHAGEIVDLLEAVWKPRQVAVMHCKGHQRGDDPVVQGNRQADLAAKEAARLPYIEHQVMALQVELTEHNITYTPEEEEWALKEKGQWSGELIVMPDARVYVPKDLAWHLVQHMHQNTHLGKMALANLLGRQLYIDGLHSLTAAAARRCWTCIKNNPREGPLKPPGVQHVGGVPFEALVTDFTEMPPYKGYKYLLVFVDTYTGWVEAYPTRTEKAVEVSRALMKDVIPRFGIPLEIGSDNGPAYIQQAVQGLCRILGIKWKLHCAYRPQSSGKVERMNRTLKAQLGKLCQETGLPWTVVLPMALLGIRCTPHKRTGLSPFERLYGRPPLNLKGALETGAEQHLIGEKQTLAQVQALGRQMQQLEKYISELNPPFPTTPLHCFSPGDEVLVKDWKIEPLGPKWRGPYVVLLSTPTAVKVKEIKPWIHYTRVKLAPEEWRTERVPGEDLRLRIIRQLPKGSTRP from the coding sequence atgggagggaaaaattcaaagagctccactcccttacaatgcatcttagataattttggctcttttgctagcagagccgtagcagggaatccaagggacctaagagattataggctgagaaatttgtgtcagggagaatggccagattttggtttaggttggcaagtagaaggaacgtgggatctgaaactgatccgaacagtggaagaatattgtgctgtgaatcatccgaaccagtgggtctatattgctacgtgggaacgggtagttagagaagatccaggttgggttcgacagtgcaggaatggcaaatgtatggtggtgaagaaggaggggaaaaagaaggaagttttccaatccaatgaggaggactacccagatttacagttgagtgtacaggctagacaacaggaattattgccgccacccttgccaccgccccccccaccccagggaacagcccccggtgcacctacactaggaacgagacccccaccctactcttcggagtcaaccgaagcggccaagaaacactatcctagcctagaaaaatatcaggaggaaacaaaggaaaagaagaagtcacaacggatgcccagtgatgcttctccggcacaaactcggagacatggagctccggtgtggtctggtgattcaccgaccggaccggccctccagatgcccttgagaacggtgcctgtgataaacaacaggaatgagatagttcaagcataccaggtagtgcctttcagtagtagtgacattttgaattggaaaaataatactccaccttatagtgaagaaccccaagctatggctaggctattggaagggattatggcaacccataatcccacctggcaagattgcagacaattgttgaatatgttgttcacatcagaggagagaagagcagtgttgaataatggggtagccatagcccaggttggtgccccacaagatggtgatgcagccgagtggggagcacagaggtttcctgtggaaatagatccccaatgggacaccgcagaagaaggacatttgcagagactgaaaggattccagcgtatattggtagaagcggtaaagaggggcccgccgcgacccgtcaacattgtaaaaattcagggagtggtacaggaaaaatctgagtcaccaacagcctttttggaaaggctggaggcagcatatagaaagtatagcccgtataatttggaggatgaaaacggtaggagggcgattcaacagtcttttatcagtcaagcggctcctgacatccggagaaagattcaaaagcaaccaggatttctaggaaagactatgaatgaattgttggcactcgcagatcaagtttatatggcgagggaccaggtagaagaagagaagaaggacaggaagaagaagcaggaataccaagcattagttaccatgatggaacaaagtgcaagtggacagagaggaagaggaggatatgccagagggggacaaggaggaagaaggggcccccctcggaggttaggtcgagaccaatgtgctaaatgtaagaagtttggacactggaaaggtgaatgcccagaaggaagagaaggaagtcaggaaggaccgagagaaagaggaaggcctgagagaggaagaaacccaggaaggggaagagggcgtgggaactacgtaccttttcctgcaagagaggtgatagctgcagcagctgtgatggaagaagaatgggaagatatggatggaggagaggaatgaggaagccaggctcttgttttgttggaccccggggagccgatggtcacacttgaaatcggggaccaacaattggactttttagtggacacaggtgccgaaaaatcagtagtaaatacaaaaattagtccaccaactcgggaaactacgaaagtaataggggtgtctgggaagacccagaagtgccccttccttaaggaacgcacctgcaatctggccggacatcaggtcaagcataagatgttatatctcccagactgcccagtccctttattgggaagggacattttatcaaaattacaagcacaactccagttcatgaagaatggacaagtggagctatcatttcccatggaagaggaatggagactgtttcaagttaggatttttactgaagaaatacaatggccatggcatgagactcctttagtgtgggcagaagataatcctccaggattagctaaatatgttccaccggtggtggtggaagtgaaaagaggaatggggcccatatgcaagccacagtatcccgtcagtcgagaggcagtgcaggggatcagaaagcatctagagcgacttctgcagcatgggatattggtaccatgcagttccccatggaacacgcccctgctcccagtcaagaaaccaggaggacaaggagaatatcgcccagtccaagatttgcgggctgtaaatcaagtcaccgttcccctaaccccggtagtgccaaatccatacatcatgatgagtctagtaccagcatttgccaaatggtttactgtattggatttaaaggatgcattcttttgcattcgattggcccctgtatcccaaccgatctttgctttccagtgggaatctcagcagtcagggcaaaggacccagtatgtttggacacgccttcctcaggggttccgggacagcccgaccatttttggtcaagccctggccaaagacttacaggattttgtaatacctaaggaagagggaatttggcttcaatatgcagatgacctgcttatcgcttgccggacactagggggctgtaaagagcatactttgagatttctcaagacattggaagaaaagggttacaaagtgtcaaagaaaaaggcccagttgtgctgtcccacggtgaaatatttggggttccatctgaccgaaggaaagaagatgttaggagctgaaagaaaggaagttgtttgtgccatccccactcccagtacccggcgacaggtgcgggaatttttgggatcagcaggatattgtagacagtggatccccaactacgccgtgttggctaagccactgtaccaggctacgagaggtggaagagaagatccatttgagtggacagaagaatgtcaacaggcatttaaggcattaaaagaagcattgatgtcatctccagcattaggactgcccgatttggaaaaaccattcactctgttcgctgcagagcgggaaggaacagcggttggagtattgacccaaccactaggttcatggcaaaggccgattgcctacttgtcaaagcaattggacacagtggctcgtggattgccaccttgcctgagggctgtggcagcatcagtagatttaatcaaagaagcgaataaattgaccctaggacagccactgacagttaaggtgccccatagcgttaaggcactgttagacattaagggaccgcgctggctcacaagtgagaggttaatgaaatatgagggattgttgtgtgacaacccactggtgaccctggagacttgctccactctgaatccggccaccttgctcccgactccaggagacaccacgatccatcagtgtgcccaggtgatggatgaggtattctccagtcgaccggatttgaaggatgtgccactaactaaggtggacgacactctgttcacagatggaagctcctttatggaaaataatcaaagacactcaggttatgcggttgttcggtgggggggagagacgctggaagcagagtcactgcccccggggacgtctgcccagaaggccgaattgattgccctgacccgagcgttggaattgtcaagcggaaagcgggttaacgtctacacagactcaaaatatgccttcaccaccctccacgcacatggagcactgtacaaggagcgcgggctcctcacgtctggaggaaagtgcgtgaaacatgctggagagattgtggatctcctggaggcggtttggaagccaaggcaggtggctgtgatgcattgtaaagggcaccaacgtggagacgatcccgtagtgcaaggaaataggcaggctgatctggcagccaaagaggcagctaggctgccctatattgaacatcaggtaatggccctacaggtagaattaactgaacataacattacatatacaccagaggaagaagaatgggccttaaaggagaagggtcagtggtcaggagaactcatagtgatgccagacgcccgtgtctacgtccctaaggacttggcatggcacttagtccaacacatgcaccaaaacacacatttaggaaaaatggcattggcaaatctgctaggacgacagttgtatatcgatggattacatagcctaacggcagcagcagcccgaagatgctggacatgtatcaaaaataaccccagagaaggacccctcaagccaccaggagtccaacatgtgggtggggtaccctttgaagctttagtcactgattttacagaaatgcccccatacaaaggatacaaatatttactggtgttcgtggacacatacacaggatgggtggaagcttaccctacaagaactgagaaggctgtagaggtgtcaagagctctaatgaaagatgttattcccagatttggcatacccttagaaattggatcagataatggccccgcatatattcaacaggctgtgcaaggattatgtagaattttgggcataaaatggaagttacattgtgcatatagaccccaatcttctggaaaagtggaaagaatgaataggacattaaaggctcagcttgggaaactttgccaagagacaggattgccgtggacggtggttttgcccatggcattattaggaatcagatgtacaccacacaaacggacaggactctccccttttgaaagactctatggacgaccccctttgaacttgaagggagctttagagacaggagctgagcagcacctcataggagagaaacagacattggcccaggttcaggctttgggcagacaaatgcagcagttagaaaaatacatttctgaattgaacccaccattccctaccacacctctacattgtttttcaccaggtgacgaggttctggtcaaggattggaagattgagccattgggacccaagtggcgaggaccctatgttgtgctcctgtctacccccactgcagtgaaggtgaaggagattaagccgtggatacattacacccgtgtaaaactagcacctgaggagtggcggacggagcgagttcctggtgaggacctgagactcaggatcatccggcaactccctaaggggtcaacaaggccatga
- the efcab9 gene encoding EF-hand calcium-binding domain-containing protein 9 isoform X1, which translates to MKLKPRCLMHFLCLDRMYCLLSVRNARVLAYYFSLLDVHNKNSLNNLQFFHFLNYITDLTKMQIMLVFDLLDWNGSGEINFDEFYMLVCIIMSHENHVEKQFMYRHSHAVFELLDIDGGHTVGPAEFQATRFLFNIKKGELSQIFKDFDISGDEQLNYKEFRMFTIFCIDRQQRKAKEKLKRQMSKGETEDGTLRDEETEG; encoded by the exons ATGAAACTGAAGCCAAGATGTCTCATGCATTTCTTGTGCTTAGACAGAATGTATTGCTTGTTATCTGTCAGAAATGCTAGAGTCTTGGCATACTACTTTTCTCTCCTTGATGTTCATAATAAGAATTCTTTGAATA ATctgcagtttttccactttcttaATTATATAACTGATCTAACCAAGATGCAGATCATGCTGGTGTTTGACTTGCTGGACTGGAATGGCTCAGGAGAGATCAACTTTGATGAATTCTACATGTTGGTGTGCATCATAATGTCTCATGAG AATCACGTTGAAAAGCAGTTCATGTATCGCCATTCTCATGCTGTTTTTGAGTTGCTGGACATCGACGGGGGTCACACTGTGGGCCCTGCAGAATTCCAAGCCACTCGCTTCCTGTTCAATATTAAGAAGGGCGAGCTGAGCCAAATATTCAAGGATTTTGACATCTCTGGTGATGAG caactgaaCTACAAGGAATTCAGGATGTTTACGATCTTCTGCATTGACCGAcaacaaaggaaggcaaaggaaaagctgAAGAGGCAGATGTCTAAGGGTGAAACTGAGGATGGTACCCTTAGAGATGAAGAGACTGAAGGTTAA
- the efcab9 gene encoding EF-hand calcium-binding domain-containing protein 9 isoform X2 — protein sequence MQIMLVFDLLDWNGSGEINFDEFYMLVCIIMSHENHVEKQFMYRHSHAVFELLDIDGGHTVGPAEFQATRFLFNIKKGELSQIFKDFDISGDEQLNYKEFRMFTIFCIDRQQRKAKEKLKRQMSKGETEDGTLRDEETEG from the exons ATGCAGATCATGCTGGTGTTTGACTTGCTGGACTGGAATGGCTCAGGAGAGATCAACTTTGATGAATTCTACATGTTGGTGTGCATCATAATGTCTCATGAG AATCACGTTGAAAAGCAGTTCATGTATCGCCATTCTCATGCTGTTTTTGAGTTGCTGGACATCGACGGGGGTCACACTGTGGGCCCTGCAGAATTCCAAGCCACTCGCTTCCTGTTCAATATTAAGAAGGGCGAGCTGAGCCAAATATTCAAGGATTTTGACATCTCTGGTGATGAG caactgaaCTACAAGGAATTCAGGATGTTTACGATCTTCTGCATTGACCGAcaacaaaggaaggcaaaggaaaagctgAAGAGGCAGATGTCTAAGGGTGAAACTGAGGATGGTACCCTTAGAGATGAAGAGACTGAAGGTTAA